The following nucleotide sequence is from Cercospora beticola chromosome 2, complete sequence.
TCGTATTCTGTTTTGCCCGGAAGAGGTCGCCTGACCTTGGCAGAGGGCTATCGGAACTAGGATTGGAAAAGCGTCATCTGCAGGAACATTCAATTAGACTCTTCCGGACGTCATACCACAGCGAATCTGTCTTGATTGACTTTGCGAGATATGTAAGGCCTCCCATTTTTCGCGTATCGCGAAGACTGCTTCTTGTGAATGGTGATCGCGCTGGTTCTTCATTCGGTCGGAGCGTCTTGTTCCATGGAGACAGACATGCATTGATGGAAGTCGCGCGGGACTTGTTGTGCCGTCGACCCAGTAGGAGAGCCGACACTCCATGTCGCTACTGTATTCGTTCCTGAAGGCGGATGAGCATTTCCCTAGGCAAGTCTTGTCTGCGACTAGTGAGAGCTTCGCCACCTCAAGCCCATCAGCCGTGATGCACAGGCGCAATCGTGCCATGATCACTATGCAGAGTCGCATTGCCCGGCGACCCCGATACGCCCCAGTATATGTGCACGGCGACCAAGGCTCATCGATTTTATGCATTGTTGCTCCGTGGTGCGCCTCTTCAAGGACGTCAGGATGTCTGTGAATTAGCATACGTTGGTTGGCTTTTGCGATCAATCCAGTTAAACGAGTGATGCAAATTGTCGTTCGGCGTCGGGGAATCGAGCAGTGAAGTGTGAGGCTCTCATACTGCACAAGGATTGGATTAAATCGAAAACGTCGTCGCCCCGTAGAACGGCTCATTCCTACTTGTTCGAAAAGAGACAGATGTGTTCTGAACCATCGATTCCGTTCTGTTCAACGCAGATAGAGACCCGGATCAGGGATTCCTTCGATCACACAGAAATTGGCCGATGGAGAGACTCGCGTACCAATATATAGCTCGGACGTCCTGGCGACCAGCCCGGTAGAATGCAGCGATTTCGGAGCTGCCGAATTGAAGGTCTTGTTGTTGCGTTTAGTAGTAGACCCCAACTGCCTTCATTGGAATGTCTCAATTTTCGTGGCGCGATAGAGCTGGTGGCCTAGAAGGTGATTCTTAGCTACACAAAGGCTGGTGATCCATCTTTTCCGACAAGTTGCCAGGCCTTGTGACCGCGACCTGGGAAGTCACGGGCAGATTGGATCTCGCGCTCGGATCTCGCTTCCGAGCATGGGCAGTTTTGCAGTAATTCGCCGCAGTTCGGAACTTGGGAAGAATGGAAAGGTGAGGCTGGCATGTCCATGTTTCTCGTTGTTCATATTACACGCTTGCCCCAATGCAATGCTGGTCGTACATATTCTATCATCCTCAAAACGCCTCCCAGTACCGAGCTGCTTATTTGGCAGAGTACTTGGTCTTGCCAAAGTCCCACGGCACATATCTGTTTTGTCCACGTTAGCTCGCCTCGCTCTAGGTCCAAACACGCCGCCTGTCCAATCTTTACTCCGACCACTCACCTGTACTTAATCATGCTGTGGATCTGCCTCCGCATCGTCAAAAACACCAATATCAACCAGTACACAACCAGTACTGGCCAGAAGACTGGCAAGTTGAAGATCTCACTCCAGCTGCATAGGAAGCTCAATGCCACTGCTCTTGTCGCTGAGTGCCAGAACTTGAACTCGGGGAGTCGGCGCACGAATGGCTTGAATTCTTGGTCGTTCTTCGTTGGGAGGGAAGAGGCCTGGCCGGATGGAACTCCGTCTTCCATATCTGTGTCGGCTTCGAGTGAGGGGTCGAACTTCGGCGAGATGAATGCGAGGAAGAGGTTAAGGAGGTAGATGCCGAGCGCATATGCGACTGCATTGATGGTCAGCGCGGCTGATTGACTGTG
It contains:
- a CDS encoding uncharacterized protein (BUSCO:EOG09265ANI) encodes the protein MDAPEPDTPFAAVSAQTTRFQQIYQTYLDKSTPYIAYRWIGTGVLFFLFGLRIVVAQGWYIVAYALGIYLLNLFLAFISPKFDPSLEADTDMEDGVPSGQASSLPTKNDQEFKPFVRRLPEFKFWHSATRAVALSFLCSWSEIFNLPVFWPVLVVYWLILVFLTMRRQIHSMIKYRYVPWDFGKTKYSAK